Proteins from one Candidatus Omnitrophota bacterium genomic window:
- the hisH gene encoding imidazole glycerol phosphate synthase subunit HisH: MTVIVDYGMGNLFSLERVIRHLGGTAVISSDPETIASAERVILPGVGAFGDGMDKIKNRELVAPIQRAIDSGKPFLGICLGMQLLMTESEEFGVHGGLDVISGSVRRFFDSKGDKASYKIPHVGWNRLLAPKIVEFGQPVSCEGSNKFWEDTILNTTQEGEFVYFVHSYTVTPQNPEHILAETEYGQSRFCSAIRSNNVFGCQFHPEVSANVGLRILKEFLYTV, from the coding sequence ATTACTGTGATAGTTGATTATGGAATGGGCAATCTTTTCAGTCTAGAGAGAGTGATAAGACATCTTGGCGGGACTGCAGTTATATCTTCCGACCCGGAAACTATAGCTTCTGCTGAGCGGGTTATTTTACCTGGGGTAGGTGCTTTTGGTGATGGTATGGATAAGATAAAAAATCGGGAGTTGGTTGCGCCGATACAAAGAGCTATTGATTCGGGTAAGCCGTTTCTAGGGATATGTTTAGGCATGCAGCTTCTTATGACCGAGAGTGAAGAGTTTGGTGTTCATGGAGGATTAGATGTTATTTCTGGGTCTGTGCGTAGGTTTTTTGATTCCAAGGGTGATAAGGCGTCCTATAAGATACCACACGTTGGATGGAACCGCTTGCTTGCTCCTAAGATAGTTGAATTCGGCCAGCCAGTTTCTTGCGAGGGAAGTAATAAATTTTGGGAGGATACTATTTTAAATACAACTCAAGAGGGTGAATTTGTGTATTTTGTGCATTCGTATACCGTTACCCCTCAGAACCCTGAGCATATTCTTGCTGAGACTGAATATGGTCAGTCTCGTTTTTGCTCGGCAATACGTTCCAACAATGTGTTTGGCTGCCAGTTTCATCCTGAGGTAAGTGCGAATGTAGGTTTACGAATCTTAAAAGAGTTTTTATATACTGTTTAA
- a CDS encoding acetyltransferase, whose amino-acid sequence MMEKIILIGGGGHCKVIIDAILKGKQYEIEGIIDPNISIGKKVLNIPVIGKDDNLLDIYNRGIKNAFIAVGSIGDFSTIRKREEIYQKLKMIGFSLPIIVHPAAVIADECSLDEGIFVAAGAVINSGTRVGKNTILNTLSSIDHDCQIADFVHIAPGTNLSGGVTIGKFTHIGVGTVVNQGINIGCNCLIGSGSVVVKDIIDNLKAFGNPCKAMEKR is encoded by the coding sequence ATGATGGAAAAGATTATACTTATTGGCGGTGGCGGACATTGTAAGGTCATTATTGATGCTATTTTAAAAGGCAAGCAATATGAAATAGAAGGTATCATTGATCCAAATATAAGTATAGGTAAAAAGGTTTTAAATATTCCGGTAATCGGTAAGGATGATAATTTATTAGATATCTATAATCGGGGTATTAAAAATGCTTTTATTGCTGTTGGTTCAATAGGTGACTTTTCAACAATAAGAAAAAGAGAAGAAATTTATCAGAAGCTTAAAATGATAGGATTTAGTTTGCCGATAATTGTTCATCCGGCGGCTGTTATTGCAGATGAGTGTTCGCTCGACGAAGGCATATTCGTCGCCGCTGGCGCAGTTATTAATTCAGGAACAAGAGTCGGAAAGAACACAATATTAAATACATTATCTTCTATTGACCATGATTGTCAGATTGCAGATTTTGTCCATATTGCTCCCGGTACCAATTTAAGCGGCGGGGTAACTATTGGCAAATTTACTCATATTGGAGTTGGTACAGTTGTTAACCAGGGAATTAATATAGGTTGTAATTGTTTAATCGGTTCAGGCAGCGTAGTGGTTAAAGATATCATTGATAATTTAAAAGCCTTTGGGAATCCTTGTAAAGCTATGGAGAAGAGATGA
- a CDS encoding nucleotidyltransferase family protein: MKDIKKIFVTSNNTIEETLAVIQRGGVGIALVVDNQQHLVGTITDGDIRRAILNKIPLSKKITVLFDYRPEDYPVPVSMPHDITREELIEIMSEKKLNQIPLLDSDSHIVELALLSELVEEELNLPVRAVVMAGGKGQRLHPLTKDTPKPMLLLEDRPLVERTIAQLRRSGITKVNISTHYKSDVIIKHFGKGDAFGVDIDYINEDQPLGTAGALGLMKPIDEPTLVINGDVLTKLDFRRLLDFHRHHDAIMTVGVRKCEIEIPYGVIDIDDVVVKKIIEKPVKNFIVNAGIYLLGPIAYKYIPKNINFDMTDLVDELLKAKHKVVCFPIQEYWLDIGHPENYEQAKEDIKNGALQLEK, encoded by the coding sequence ATGAAAGACATAAAAAAAATATTTGTAACTAGTAACAATACGATTGAAGAAACTTTAGCTGTTATCCAGCGTGGAGGTGTGGGCATAGCTTTGGTTGTAGATAACCAGCAGCATCTAGTTGGCACAATAACTGATGGAGATATCCGTAGGGCTATTTTGAACAAAATCCCTTTAAGTAAAAAAATCACTGTCTTGTTTGATTATCGTCCTGAAGACTACCCAGTCCCGGTTTCAATGCCTCATGACATAACTCGTGAAGAGCTCATTGAGATTATGAGTGAGAAAAAACTAAATCAAATACCGCTCCTCGATAGCGATTCCCACATCGTAGAACTAGCTTTACTTTCGGAGCTTGTCGAAGAAGAGCTTAACTTGCCGGTTAGAGCAGTAGTTATGGCTGGCGGAAAGGGGCAGCGGTTGCACCCGCTTACTAAAGATACACCAAAACCGATGCTTCTTTTAGAAGATCGTCCCTTGGTGGAACGTACCATAGCCCAGCTGCGTAGATCAGGAATTACAAAAGTAAATATTTCTACTCATTACAAATCTGATGTGATTATAAAACATTTTGGTAAAGGAGATGCTTTTGGTGTAGATATTGATTATATTAATGAAGATCAACCATTGGGTACTGCTGGAGCTTTGGGATTAATGAAACCCATTGATGAACCGACTTTAGTTATCAATGGAGATGTGTTAACTAAATTAGATTTTCGTAGGTTGCTTGATTTCCATCGCCATCATGATGCGATAATGACTGTAGGGGTGCGCAAGTGCGAGATAGAGATACCTTACGGAGTTATTGATATTGATGATGTAGTCGTAAAAAAGATTATTGAAAAACCAGTAAAGAATTTTATTGTTAATGCCGGAATTTATTTGTTAGGACCAATAGCCTATAAGTATATTCCCAAAAATATAAATTTTGATATGACCGATTTAGTTGATGAGTTACTAAAAGCTAAGCATAAAGTAGTCTGCTTTCCGATACAGGAGTATTGGCTTGACATAGGACATCCTGAAAATTATGAACAAGCAAAGGAGGACATTAAGAATGGCGCACTTCAGCTGGAAAAATAA
- a CDS encoding LegC family aminotransferase, protein MNKKITVSTSINDLIPLSVPEIKGNEWKYIKECLDTNWVSSVGSYVDQFENAVADYVGRGYGVACVNGTSALHVALLLSGIKSQEEVLLPALTFVAPANAICYTGAKPVFIDVDLDNWQIDTGKILGFLKKECKYQKGKLINKNTGRVIKAIMPVHILGHPADMDAIMSIARKYKLKVIEDAAEGLGSAYKNRPLGISGDIACFSFNGNKILTTGGGGMVVVDKKSWSDRARYLITQARNNVLENIHNEIGYNYRLTNIQAAMGFAQMEQLDKFVEKKRDIARRYNEQLKDVPGIGLPKEASWAKSNYWLYTIFVDRAKYRIDSRALLEKLKRSNIQTRPLWHPLHSLKPFKKCFSYKIKVANKLYKNCLSLPSSVGLTKSDQKKVIDIIKRSRSL, encoded by the coding sequence ATGAATAAAAAAATTACTGTCAGTACATCAATTAATGACTTAATTCCTTTAAGCGTTCCTGAAATTAAGGGTAATGAATGGAAATATATAAAGGAGTGCCTAGATACCAATTGGGTTTCATCAGTAGGAAGTTATGTTGATCAATTTGAAAATGCTGTAGCTGATTATGTTGGGCGCGGTTATGGTGTAGCTTGTGTTAATGGTACATCAGCCTTGCATGTAGCTCTTTTACTTTCGGGTATAAAATCTCAAGAGGAAGTTTTACTTCCGGCGCTTACCTTTGTCGCACCGGCCAATGCTATTTGCTATACTGGGGCAAAGCCAGTTTTTATTGACGTTGATCTTGATAATTGGCAAATAGATACAGGAAAGATTTTAGGGTTTTTGAAAAAAGAGTGTAAATATCAAAAAGGAAAGTTAATTAATAAGAATACCGGTAGAGTAATTAAAGCAATAATGCCTGTGCATATACTAGGACACCCGGCTGATATGGACGCTATCATGAGCATTGCCCGAAAATATAAACTAAAAGTTATTGAAGATGCTGCTGAAGGATTAGGGTCAGCCTATAAAAATCGACCTCTGGGAATTTCAGGAGATATTGCTTGTTTTAGCTTTAATGGAAACAAGATATTAACTACTGGCGGCGGAGGTATGGTTGTTGTTGATAAAAAATCCTGGTCTGATCGGGCCCGTTATCTTATAACTCAAGCCCGGAATAATGTCTTAGAGAATATTCACAATGAAATTGGCTACAATTACCGCCTGACCAATATTCAAGCTGCTATGGGTTTTGCCCAGATGGAGCAACTCGATAAATTTGTTGAGAAAAAGAGAGATATTGCTCGTCGATATAATGAGCAATTAAAAGATGTACCGGGAATCGGCTTACCAAAAGAAGCTTCCTGGGCTAAATCCAATTACTGGCTATATACAATCTTTGTTGACAGAGCTAAATATAGAATTGATAGCAGAGCTTTATTAGAAAAACTAAAAAGATCTAATATCCAGACTCGGCCTCTGTGGCACCCTTTACATTCCCTAAAGCCGTTTAAAAAGTGTTTTTCTTACAAGATAAAAGTAGCCAATAAATTGTATAAAAATTGTTTGAGCTTGCCTTCATCAGTAGGGCTTACCAAGAGCGATCAAAAGAAAGTCATCGACATTATAAAACGCAGTAGGAGCTTGTAA
- a CDS encoding imidazole glycerol phosphate synthase cyclase subunit, with protein MIRIIPRLDIKGPNLVKGVHLEGLRVLGKAEDFASKYYTDGADELIYIDVVASLYGRENLLEIVRRTAQNIFIPLTAGGGIRTIDDIKELLRAGADKVAINTAAIRNPAFISEAAKVFGSQCIVISIEAKFRSEGKYEALTDNGREKTDRDVFDWVQEAVGLGAGELLITSIDKEGTGRGYDLKLIKRISESVPVPVIACGGAGKTKHFLEVIEDGCADAISAASIFHYHCLEKLRSVENFKEEGNVEFISQNRESLDFMKKRLEPVDILAVKRYLSDFGIACRAIEAFREVTKAEKI; from the coding sequence ATGATAAGAATTATACCGCGTCTTGATATTAAAGGTCCTAATCTAGTTAAAGGAGTTCACCTTGAGGGCCTTAGGGTTTTAGGCAAGGCTGAAGATTTTGCTTCAAAATATTATACTGATGGAGCCGACGAGCTTATTTATATTGATGTTGTTGCCAGTCTCTATGGTAGAGAAAATCTTTTAGAGATTGTAAGGAGAACAGCACAAAATATATTTATCCCTTTGACTGCCGGCGGTGGGATAAGGACAATTGACGATATAAAAGAATTATTACGAGCCGGCGCAGATAAGGTAGCAATAAATACTGCTGCCATACGAAATCCAGCCTTTATTAGTGAAGCTGCGAAAGTTTTTGGTTCGCAATGTATTGTTATTTCAATCGAGGCTAAATTTAGAAGTGAAGGTAAGTATGAGGCTTTAACTGATAATGGCAGGGAAAAAACTGATCGTGATGTGTTTGATTGGGTACAGGAGGCGGTTGGCCTTGGTGCCGGAGAACTGCTTATTACTAGTATTGATAAGGAAGGTACTGGTAGAGGATATGATTTGAAGCTAATTAAGAGAATTTCAGAGTCAGTGCCAGTCCCGGTTATTGCCTGTGGCGGTGCTGGAAAGACTAAGCATTTTCTTGAAGTCATTGAAGACGGTTGCGCCGACGCTATAAGTGCTGCTTCTATTTTTCATTATCATTGTCTAGAAAAGTTGCGCTCCGTTGAAAATTTTAAAGAAGAAGGTAATGTTGAGTTCATTAGCCAGAATAGAGAATCATTAGATTTCATGAAAAAGCGGCTTGAACCAGTGGATATTTTAGCTGTTAAAAGATATTTATCTGATTTTGGTATTGCCTGTAGAGCCATAGAGGCGTTTAGAGAAGTTACAAAAGCAGAAAAGATATGA
- a CDS encoding SDR family oxidoreductase gives MRSLKELMDLKKRTAIITGAAGNVGFALAESLAELGANIVLLDINKEQGQAKAEDIKNTHKVETLFLPVDLENEKEITEVPEIVINKFGSIDILINCAALLATSGLEGWAVPFEKQKVDSWRRALEVNLTSVFLLTQGCRQYLIDSGHGSIVNIGSIYGVGGPDLRLYEGVENLGNPAAYAASKGGLLQFTRWLATVLAPSVRVNSISPGGVFRKHEDPFLSRYIERTPLKRMAKEEDLKGAVAFLASDLSLYVTGQNLMVDGGWSAW, from the coding sequence ATGAGAAGTTTAAAAGAGCTAATGGATTTAAAAAAGAGAACGGCTATAATCACTGGCGCGGCCGGTAACGTTGGATTTGCTTTGGCTGAAAGCTTAGCTGAATTAGGGGCTAATATTGTTTTGTTGGATATTAATAAGGAACAGGGACAAGCTAAGGCAGAAGATATAAAAAATACACACAAGGTAGAGACTTTATTCTTGCCTGTTGATTTAGAAAATGAAAAAGAAATAACAGAGGTTCCTGAAATAGTAATTAATAAGTTTGGCTCAATTGATATTTTGATTAATTGTGCAGCTTTATTAGCAACTTCTGGCCTAGAGGGCTGGGCTGTTCCTTTTGAGAAGCAGAAAGTCGATTCTTGGCGCAGAGCTTTAGAGGTTAATTTGACTTCAGTTTTTCTTTTAACTCAAGGCTGCAGGCAGTATCTTATTGATAGTGGACATGGTTCAATTGTAAATATTGGCTCTATTTATGGAGTAGGTGGGCCAGACCTAAGGTTGTATGAGGGTGTAGAGAACTTAGGAAATCCGGCTGCTTATGCAGCTAGTAAGGGAGGACTTCTCCAGTTCACTCGTTGGTTGGCAACAGTACTTGCACCTTCGGTGCGGGTGAATTCAATCAGTCCGGGAGGCGTATTCAGGAAGCATGAGGACCCTTTTCTTTCTCGCTATATTGAACGTACTCCCTTGAAACGCATGGCTAAGGAAGAGGATTTAAAAGGGGCAGTTGCTTTTTTGGCAAGTGACCTTTCTTTATATGTAACTGGTCAAAATTTAATGGTCGATGGAGGCTGGAGCGCATGGTAG
- a CDS encoding N-acetyl sugar amidotransferase, whose product MLFPGKTLDRQLAKSPKEVKYCTKCVVSNQRPRITFDENGVCSACNYAYLKHNKIDWAKREKMLLELLDKHRSSDGSYDCVVPGSGGKDSSYVAHQLKYKYQMHPLTVTWAPFIYTDVGWQNYIAFKDHGFNNLLCFPDGIIHRKLARLSFELLGDAWEPFAYGQKAYAFHIATKFKIPLIFYGESGEVEYGGSTTYIDSPVEPTDNYSEVYYKGSGVDEIIKHGQDVGLFSEEEVKSNPFQFYRMPPLEDVEKLKPQMHWFSFYKKWVPQENYYYSVDHTGFQANFDGRSEGTYSKYASLDDKTDGFHFYLAYIKFGIARATSDAAHEIRDGHLTREEGVALVHRYDGELPKKYFKEFLEYLDIKEEQFWEVIDFYRSLSPHLWEKINGEWKLKHKVF is encoded by the coding sequence ATGTTATTTCCAGGAAAAACCTTAGATCGACAGTTGGCAAAAAGCCCCAAAGAGGTTAAATATTGTACAAAGTGCGTGGTTTCAAATCAAAGACCAAGAATTACCTTTGATGAAAATGGAGTCTGCAGTGCATGTAATTATGCTTATCTTAAGCATAATAAGATTGATTGGGCTAAAAGAGAGAAAATGCTGTTGGAGTTGCTTGATAAGCATAGGTCCAGTGATGGAAGTTATGATTGCGTTGTTCCTGGTTCCGGCGGAAAGGATAGTAGTTATGTTGCGCATCAATTGAAATATAAATATCAGATGCACCCACTTACTGTAACTTGGGCACCTTTTATTTACACAGACGTTGGCTGGCAGAATTATATCGCCTTTAAAGATCATGGGTTTAATAATCTTTTGTGTTTTCCTGACGGAATAATCCATCGTAAATTAGCTCGTCTTAGTTTTGAATTGTTAGGTGATGCCTGGGAGCCTTTTGCTTATGGGCAAAAGGCATATGCTTTCCATATTGCTACTAAGTTCAAGATTCCTTTAATTTTTTATGGCGAAAGCGGTGAAGTAGAATATGGGGGCTCAACTACTTATATAGATAGTCCGGTAGAGCCAACCGATAACTATAGCGAAGTTTATTATAAGGGCTCCGGGGTTGATGAAATTATAAAACATGGTCAAGATGTGGGACTGTTTAGCGAAGAAGAAGTAAAGAGTAATCCTTTTCAATTTTATCGGATGCCTCCACTTGAGGATGTAGAGAAACTTAAACCACAGATGCACTGGTTTTCTTTTTATAAAAAATGGGTGCCACAGGAGAATTATTACTACTCTGTTGATCATACTGGTTTTCAAGCAAATTTCGATGGGCGCTCAGAAGGTACCTATTCCAAATATGCTAGCTTAGATGATAAAACTGACGGATTCCATTTTTATTTGGCATATATCAAGTTTGGTATTGCCCGAGCTACATCAGATGCTGCGCATGAAATCAGAGACGGGCATCTAACCAGAGAAGAAGGGGTAGCCTTGGTTCATCGTTACGATGGTGAACTTCCTAAAAAATATTTTAAGGAATTTCTTGAGTATTTAGATATTAAAGAAGAGCAATTCTGGGAAGTTATTGATTTTTATCGTTCACTTTCTCCCCATCTTTGGGAAAAAATAAATGGTGAATGGAAACTCAAACATAAAGTATTTTGA
- a CDS encoding acylneuraminate cytidylyltransferase family protein: MKTIVLVPAKLKSDRVPFKNIKQLGGVPLVNYTMRTLNKLSDINDIVVFASEPSICEYIQRGLKYTFLERPTELDTQDTKIQDIIREFLNRSDADIVVLVHITSPFLQAETISDCIKKVHSGQYHTAFTAYEVRKFCWFRDKPLNYSLDKPTPRTQDINPVVVEQASLYVFRREVFEKTGQRICSKPYIKYIDHFEGHDIDTPEDFRVAELIVNTGLFAI, encoded by the coding sequence GTGAAAACAATTGTATTAGTTCCGGCAAAACTTAAAAGTGACAGAGTTCCTTTTAAAAATATAAAACAGTTAGGTGGAGTTCCTTTAGTCAATTATACCATGCGTACTTTAAATAAACTTTCAGACATTAATGATATTGTTGTTTTTGCCTCAGAGCCTTCCATATGCGAGTATATACAGCGCGGATTAAAATATACATTCCTGGAGCGTCCGACAGAGCTGGATACTCAAGATACAAAAATACAGGATATTATAAGAGAGTTTTTAAACAGAAGTGATGCCGATATAGTTGTCCTAGTGCATATTACTTCACCATTTTTGCAGGCTGAAACAATCTCTGACTGCATAAAAAAGGTTCATTCTGGTCAGTATCATACAGCTTTCACTGCATATGAAGTTAGAAAATTCTGTTGGTTTCGCGATAAACCGCTTAACTATTCTTTAGATAAACCTACACCACGCACTCAGGATATAAACCCGGTAGTTGTAGAGCAGGCTAGTTTATATGTATTTAGGAGAGAGGTTTTTGAAAAAACAGGCCAGCGGATTTGCTCTAAGCCTTATATTAAATATATTGATCATTTCGAGGGCCATGATATTGATACTCCGGAAGACTTTAGGGTTGCAGAATTGATTGTTAATACAGGTCTCTTTGCAATATAG
- the neuC gene encoding UDP-N-acetylglucosamine 2-epimerase, with protein sequence MRKIGIVTSGRCDYGIYLPILKQIVEHPDLELLLYVTGMHLEPEFGLTYKDIEQDGFSIDEKIEISLNSDTPIAISKSVGLGVSGFSKAYDKLRPDIVVILGDRFEILSAAIASHIARIPIAHIHGGEVTQGAFDDAFRHSMTKMSHLHFTSTEDYRRRVIQLGESPERVFNVGALGVDNIKGLKLLSKEELEKELDFKFQKHNLLVTFHPVTLESNTSESQFKNLLDALDELDQTGIILTKANADVGGRVINKMIDQYVSKNFQKAKVFTSLGNLKYLSVMQLVDAVVGNSSSGIIEASSFKIGTINIGDRQKGRVRTESIIDCEPTKEAIEVSFKKLYSKEFQQSLALVGSPYGDGGTAKRIIDILKSFDKEGSLKKAFYDLDFKY encoded by the coding sequence ATGAGAAAGATCGGTATTGTAACAAGCGGTAGGTGTGATTATGGAATCTACTTACCTATATTAAAGCAGATCGTCGAGCATCCCGATCTAGAGCTGTTGCTTTATGTTACCGGTATGCATCTTGAGCCGGAGTTTGGTTTAACCTACAAAGATATAGAACAGGACGGCTTTAGCATAGATGAAAAAATAGAAATTTCCTTAAATTCCGATACCCCGATTGCTATATCAAAATCTGTTGGCCTTGGGGTTTCAGGATTTTCTAAAGCTTACGATAAATTGAGACCTGATATTGTTGTTATCTTGGGGGATAGATTTGAGATTTTGAGTGCAGCCATAGCTTCTCACATAGCTCGAATTCCTATTGCTCATATTCATGGAGGGGAAGTTACTCAGGGAGCGTTTGATGATGCTTTTAGGCATTCAATGACTAAAATGAGTCATTTGCATTTTACTTCCACCGAGGATTACCGAAGAAGAGTCATTCAACTAGGAGAATCTCCAGAAAGAGTGTTCAACGTAGGCGCCTTAGGGGTAGATAACATAAAAGGGTTAAAACTTCTCTCTAAAGAGGAGTTGGAAAAAGAGTTAGATTTTAAGTTTCAAAAACATAATTTACTAGTTACTTTCCATCCGGTTACTTTGGAATCCAATACATCGGAAAGTCAGTTTAAGAATTTACTTGATGCTTTAGATGAATTAGATCAGACCGGCATTATTCTTACTAAAGCCAATGCTGATGTTGGCGGTCGAGTAATCAATAAGATGATTGATCAATATGTGAGCAAGAATTTTCAGAAAGCCAAAGTTTTTACCTCACTGGGAAATTTAAAGTATCTGTCAGTAATGCAGTTGGTTGATGCGGTTGTTGGAAATTCATCAAGTGGGATTATTGAAGCTTCAAGTTTTAAAATTGGAACCATAAATATCGGCGATCGACAAAAGGGAAGGGTTCGAACAGAAAGTATAATTGATTGTGAACCGACGAAAGAGGCGATCGAAGTTTCTTTTAAGAAGCTTTATTCAAAAGAGTTTCAGCAGAGCCTTGCTTTGGTTGGTAGCCCTTATGGCGATGGCGGCACGGCGAAAAGAATTATTGATATTTTAAAGAGCTTTGATAAGGAAGGTAGCTTAAAAAAGGCTTTTTATGATTTGGATTTTAAATATTGA
- a CDS encoding SDR family NAD(P)-dependent oxidoreductase, with product MAHFSWKNKKVFVTGAGGFIGSHLCECLVKLGAKVKAMAEYNSLGRWGWLDYSSLHDEMDIFLGDIRDRDSTREAVKGQDMVFHLAALIGIPYSYIAPASYIETNIAGTLNLLQAAREYDIECFLQTSTSETYGTAQYTPIDEKHQLQGQSPYSASKIGADKMAESFYRSFKVPVVTVRPFNTYGPRQSARAVIPTIITQILEKDKVCIGSLAPRRDLTYVQDIALAFIGAAQAGKSAFGEVFNVGSGKSISIGELAQVIAKLIGKEVPVESSCQRIRPEASEVMLLMADSSKAKKIFGWEPSLSLEEGLKKTIEWFKDKDNLKLYKNDRYVV from the coding sequence ATGGCGCACTTCAGCTGGAAAAATAAAAAAGTTTTTGTTACCGGTGCCGGAGGATTTATCGGAAGTCACTTGTGTGAATGTTTAGTTAAGCTAGGCGCAAAGGTAAAGGCAATGGCAGAGTATAACTCCTTGGGAAGATGGGGTTGGCTTGATTATTCTAGTTTACATGATGAAATGGATATTTTTTTAGGCGATATCAGAGATAGAGACAGCACCAGAGAAGCTGTTAAGGGCCAGGATATGGTTTTTCACCTAGCGGCTCTTATAGGTATACCTTATTCTTATATAGCTCCAGCTTCATATATTGAAACTAATATAGCTGGCACTCTTAATTTATTGCAAGCAGCAAGAGAGTATGATATCGAATGTTTTTTACAGACCTCAACTAGTGAGACTTATGGAACCGCTCAATATACCCCTATTGATGAAAAGCATCAACTTCAGGGTCAATCTCCTTATTCAGCTTCGAAAATAGGTGCAGACAAAATGGCAGAGAGTTTTTATCGTTCTTTCAAAGTTCCGGTAGTAACGGTTAGGCCTTTTAATACCTATGGCCCCAGACAGTCTGCCCGGGCAGTTATACCTACAATTATTACACAAATTTTAGAAAAAGATAAAGTCTGCATTGGTTCGCTTGCTCCCAGGCGTGATTTGACCTATGTCCAGGATATTGCCTTAGCCTTCATTGGTGCAGCCCAGGCAGGCAAATCTGCCTTTGGTGAAGTGTTTAATGTTGGCTCGGGAAAGTCAATATCTATAGGTGAATTAGCCCAAGTGATTGCTAAGCTTATTGGAAAAGAGGTACCCGTAGAAAGCAGTTGCCAGCGTATAAGGCCAGAGGCTAGTGAAGTAATGTTGTTGATGGCAGATAGTAGTAAAGCTAAAAAAATATTTGGGTGGGAACCAAGCCTTTCTCTAGAAGAAGGACTCAAGAAAACAATTGAATGGTTTAAGGATAAGGATAATTTAAAGTTATATAAAAATGACCGTTATGTAGTATAA
- the neuB gene encoding N-acetylneuraminate synthase, with protein sequence MVDRLWDRIVNPNSVFVIAEAGVNHNGDINLAKQLVDMAIVSGADAVKFQTFSAERLVIPSAPKADYQTQTDPNSKSQLEMLEKLQLSEDDYRILYQYCKDKGIIFLSTPFDKESANFLEGLGLEVFKIPSGEITNIPLLTHIATKQKPMIISTGMSTLDEVEEAVRAVNDTGNNNIVLLHCVSSYPAKSEDVNLKAMQTMSQKLNVPIGYSDHTLGSDVALAAVAMSAVVIEKHFTLDRNLSGPDQKSSLEPAEFKDLVERIHKIKLALGDGDKKPASSEANVASVARKSLVAGCHIKAGTMLSEGLITIKRPGTGLAPSMASSLVGRKAKVDIPKDELLSLDMLV encoded by the coding sequence ATGGTAGATAGACTTTGGGATAGGATTGTTAATCCTAATTCTGTTTTTGTAATTGCTGAAGCGGGTGTTAACCATAATGGAGACATTAACCTGGCAAAGCAATTAGTAGACATGGCTATTGTTTCAGGAGCTGATGCAGTAAAGTTTCAGACTTTTTCTGCAGAGCGTTTAGTTATACCTTCAGCACCAAAAGCAGATTATCAAACTCAGACAGACCCTAATTCTAAATCGCAGCTAGAAATGTTAGAGAAACTTCAGCTTTCCGAAGATGATTATCGTATTTTATACCAGTATTGCAAGGATAAAGGAATCATTTTTTTATCAACGCCGTTTGACAAAGAGAGTGCAAACTTTTTAGAAGGCTTGGGTCTTGAAGTATTTAAAATACCTTCAGGTGAGATTACTAACATTCCTTTACTTACCCATATAGCCACAAAGCAAAAACCAATGATTATTTCTACAGGAATGTCGACTTTAGATGAAGTGGAAGAAGCAGTTAGAGCTGTTAATGATACCGGTAATAACAATATTGTGCTTTTGCATTGTGTAAGTAGCTATCCTGCAAAGTCAGAAGATGTTAATCTTAAAGCTATGCAAACCATGAGTCAGAAGCTAAATGTTCCTATTGGTTATTCTGACCACACCTTGGGATCTGATGTGGCTCTGGCTGCAGTTGCAATGAGTGCGGTAGTTATAGAGAAACATTTTACTTTAGATAGGAATTTATCCGGTCCGGATCAGAAAAGTTCTCTTGAGCCGGCGGAATTTAAAGATTTAGTAGAAAGAATACATAAGATAAAGCTTGCCTTAGGAGATGGTGATAAAAAACCTGCCTCCAGCGAAGCCAATGTTGCTTCAGTAGCACGCAAAAGTCTTGTTGCTGGTTGCCACATAAAGGCTGGAACAATGCTAAGCGAAGGTTTGATTACTATAAAGCGGCCAGGTACAGGGCTTGCGCCTTCGATGGCTTCTTCTTTGGTTGGGCGAAAAGCAAAGGTTGATATACCTAAAGACGAACTTTTATCATTGGATATGTTGGTATGA